The genomic window CATGAAAAACCAggtaaaagcaatgtcaaatgaaaacattcctttctggacttcggtcctatcttgggtgaagggCGATTGGTGGGACCTGTGCTATAATTGAGGTTGAATGTTGTGTATGCATTCCTGACTTATCTGGCAATGTATCAACTGCTTTAGATGACATGAAAAACCAggtaaaagcaatgtcaaatgaaaacattcctttctggacttcggtcctatcttgggtgaagggCGACTGGTGGAAAACTATACTTACCATTGTTGTagttgccttgatagttctgctttgtggaccctGAATTTTACAATGTATTCAATATATTCCTATGAATGATGCTCATAATATAagttaagagcatcaagagtggggaatgaaggaggaaacagacagagctggactccatcttaggccaggctgtgaacattaggctacacgcatggtcaccctcccaatggactctgaacttggTGCCCAGTGTCTATAGAAATGGTATACccatggaaaaccagaccccctgataaaagagcctcaggacttgtactTGGACTCTCCGTTGCCTAAAATAATATGCTAATctctctgtaacagaacaaagtggtaaattccattatgtttattgggatatgaccacaggcctattgataaatatccactgtttatctagtcttgtgacacatgaatcatgggttaaatTTGATCGTACCCctcttttaccttgtccagactagtttcaaggaatttggggaggtgggtttgagtaAGTACACTTGAGGTTTATAAGgtttttcacaaaaactggtcagggtccttggctaagaggagactctgccttgggcccgcagGTGTAATAAattgcactccactatctgcattgtccttctgagtgagtttgtttcctggaacgcgtggctacaacactgaaatcagattgattatattctttgcagctgaagacaGAGAAGTTCTGTACAGTCATCAGAaggaagactgggagctgactatggcttaggttatgaactccttattacaaaattcagacttaaattgaataaagtagggaaaactactaggctattcaggtatgaccgaaatcaaatcccttatgcatatacagtgaaagtgacaaatagattcaaggcattagatctgatagacagagtgcctgaagaactctggacagaggtttgtaacattgtacaggaagcagtgatcaaaatcatccccaagaaaaagaaatgcaaaaggtaaGATGGTTgactaaggaggccttacaaatagctgagaaaagaaaagaagcaaaaggcaaaggagtaacggaaaggtatacccatctgaatgcagagttccaaagaatagcaagcagagataagaaagccttccttgtgaacaatgcaaagaaatagaagaaaacaatagaatgggaaagattagagatctcttcaagataccaagaataccaagggaacatttcatgcaaacatgggcacaataaaggacagaaacggtatggacctaacagaagcagaagatattaagaagaggtggcaagaatacacaggactatacaaaaaaatcttaatgacccaggtaaccacgatggtgtgatcgctcacctagagccagacatcctggagtgcgaagtcaagggggccttaggaagcatcactatgaacaaagccagtggtggtgatggaattccagttgagctatttcaaatcctaaaagatgacgctgtgaaagtgctgcactttcacacatgctagcaaatttggaaaactcagcagtggccacaggactggaaaaggtcacttttcattccaatcccaaagaagggcaatgccaaagaatgtttaaactacctcacaattgtactcatttcatatgctagcaaggtcatgctcaaaatcctccatgctaggcttcaacagtacatgaaccaagaactttcagatgttcaagctggatttagaaacagtataggaacaagagatcaaattgccaacatctgttggatattagaaaaagcaagagaactccagaaaaacatctacttctgcttcattgactactctaaagcctttgactctgtggatcacaacaaactgtggaaaattcttcaagagatgggaataccagaccaccttacctgcctcctgaggaacctgtatgcaggtcaagaaacaacagttagaaccggacatggaacaacggactggttcaaaactgggaaaggagtatgtcaaggctgtatattgtcaccctgcttatttaacttacagagtacatcatgtgaaatgccaggttggatgaagcacaagctggaatcaagattgctgggagaaatatcaataacctaagatatgcagatgacaccattcatatggcagaaagtgaagagaaactaaagagcctcttgatgaaagtgaaagtggagagtgaaaaagctgtcttaaaactcaacattcaaaaaaacaaagatcatgatattcaatcccatcacttcctggaaaacagatggggaaacaatgattgactttattttctcgggcttcagaatcactgtggagagtgattgcagccataagaaacctaaacagcatattaaaaagcagagacattattttgccaacaaaggtcattaTACTCAAAGTGGcattttccaggagtcatgtatagatgtgagttggaccataaagaaggctgagtgccgaagaattgatggtttcaaactgtgatgttggagaagactcttcagagtcctttggactacaaggagatccaaccagtcaatcctaaagaaaatcagtcctgaatgttcattgaaaggactgatgctaaagctgaagctccaatacattggccacctgatgcgaagaactgactcactggaaaagaccctgatgctgggaaatattgaaggcaggcggagaaggggacgacagaggatgaaatggttgtatggtatcaccaactcaatggacatgagtttgaacaagctctgggagttggtgaaggacagggaagcctggcatgctgcagtccatggggtgacaaagagttggacacgactgaatgattgaacaacaacatctTCTCCCTGGGCCTCCTTCTATGAGTATCTGTGTCCTAATCCCCTCTTCTTAGAAGGACAGTGGCCACATTGGAGTATTgctgcatgcctgctaagtcgcttcagtcctgtgtgactctttgcaaccccataggctgtagcccccagactcctctgtccatgggattctcctggcaagaacactggagtgggttgccatgccctcctccagggcatcttccctacccagtggtcaaaccatgtctcctatgtctcctgcatcggcaggcaggttctttaccactagtgccacctgggaagtgtggaGTAGGGTCCATATCAGAGTCGGGCCCACCCTAAAGACCTCCTTTTTCACTTAAATACCTACTTAAAGGCCCTTTCTCCAAATCCAGCCACATactgaggtactgggggttagcacctcagcatatgaatttgaggggcATGGCTCAGCCTGTAACAAATGTTACATTTCTGTGATTGCAAAAGCAACATATGTTCACCTTAGAAAATTTCCAGAGGTGAAGAAACTAAGGTAAGAATCTCtgtaagggacttctctggtggtccaactGAAGCTGTTCACCTTAGATTGagacttgaacccatgtgccgggactcaaacccagccaaaacccagatTGGAACTTGAACTGAGCCAAAACCCACAGTCTTCAAACTGAGATCACAGACCTGGTTACAGgctcaggttcttttttttttttttttttttaacaagctcTTTCTTGccagttttattaaagaaaaatagtacATGAGTCACTTTTCACCAGTCTGTTCTGGCATGCTTCTAATGATATCAGAATCATCTGGATCAATCATAGCCAGTGTGCATACCTCTGTAGTACTTTTCACATCTGTGCCCAATTCAATATTATTGCCATGGTAGAGATGGACACCAGTTTTGGCCAACATGGCATAATATTCTATTTCAGATTTCCTCAAGGCTGAGCAGGTTTTGGTGAGGATAACCGGTTCCACTTTGCTTTTTCTGATCCTTTTCAGAGTCTGCTTGTACCCCAGCACGTACTTTCCACTTTTCATAACCAGTTGGAGCCTAGAGTTGATTGACTCCAGTGACTTTTTCATCTTCTCGGTGGCCACCATCTCCCTGCCTTAGGTGCAGGATGCCTCCAACCAAGAGCAGCCACCAAGACGGCCAGGGAGTGAGAAAGGCCaggctcaggttcttgatgtctcatagcagaaagaattcagtgagagacaaagtgataggtaacaAGTGaatttattcagagagaaacacactccacagagcaTGGGCCATCGCAGAGGGTGAATACAGTGGCCTCGAAAGGGGTTGTGCTTAGCTTTTATGGGCTggataatttcataggctaatgagtgggaggattattccaactattttggggaaagggaggggatTTCCAGGGGTTGGACTACTGTCTGCTTTTTGGTCTTTGATAGTCAACTTTGGAACCATCATGGCACCTCtgagtgtgtcatttagcttgctgattgaggatcagGGTCTAGTCAaagttgacttgtctgccatcttggacccatttgattccAATCGGTctatgttgtgtccttgggctatgtcattctttcgaAAATTCTGCCTCCTGTCCCCCTTCCCTCCTATTTTaccatggctaagactctgtgctcccaatacagagAAAAACTAATTCTGACTtcatgttggaactgtttctttgacttgcttttcgcGGCTGTTGTTATTATcatcatacataatggcctgcctcagaaaACCCAGCCCCTCAGCCTGACTGTTGGACTAAAAGTGACTTTGTTgagctcagtcagtcagttcaatctctcagtcgtgtccaactctttgcaatcccatgaatcgcagcacgccaggcctccctgtgcatcaccaactcccagagttcacccaaactcatgtgcatcgagtcagtgataccatccagccatctcatcctctgtcgtccccttctcctcctgcccccaatccctcccagcatcagagtcttttacaatgagtcaactcttcgcatgaggtggccaaagtactggagtttcagcctcagcatcagtccttccaatgaacatccaggactggtctccctcaggatggactggttggatctccttgcagtccaatggactcgaaagagtcttctccaacaccacagttcaaaagcatcaattcttcggtgctcagctttcttcacagtccaactctcacatccatacatgaccactggaaaaaccatagccttgactagacagacctttgttggcaaagtaatgtctctgcttttgaatatgctatctaggttggtcataacttgccttccaaggagtaagcgttttttaatttcatggctgcaatcaccatctgcagtgattttggagcctaaaaaaataaagtctgacactgtttccactgttttcccatctattttccatgaagcaatgggaccagatgccatgatcttagttttctgaatgttgagttttaagccaactttttcagtctcctctttcactttcatcaagaagctttttagttcctcttcactttctgccataagggtggtgtcctctgcatatctgaggttattgatatttctcctggcaatcttgattccagcttgtgcttcctccagcccagcgtttctcatgatgtactctgcatagaagttaaataagcagggtgacaatatacagccttgacgtactccttttcctatttggaaccagtctgttgttccacattcagttctaacttgcttccagacctgcatgtaggtttctcaatctgaccctgcccacctgtgactGGCTGCATgaaagaagagattaacacacccGTCCCCAAAGCTGGCCATTcttggagatgttttgcaagactgatAGCCCTTTTTATTTACTTCCTCATTGCCTCTCCATCTTTATTCTGCCTTTTGATTTTAGTTcctcatcttttctttctctggttcTATAAAAGAATCTGGCATCCAGACCTCAActagatggttattttgagactttagtctgccatcttctccatctgtgggctttccaaataaagccaTATTTGTGGTAACCCAAGGActaaagagcagataaaaccaaggagggtcttagaatgcaggaacagaaaaaccAACCCTTATCGTCCTTCCGTCCCCCACATTGTAACTATTAACAGATTTCGGGTCCTCCTGAGCAatataacctgtctcccctcttACCCtatagggagaaggtatttgccttactcttcccccacccagtATACAtccctcatccaatcagcaaatgacctgcaagaccccatcccactccttgtaccctgattataaaagtggactaaggaccgCTGTTCAATATCAGTTATCCCTTGAACTGGTCCAGTGTTCTAACAACAtctccctctcattctgtctcacgtctggaaattcttttccaacccgcgCCCAGACCACGAcaatattccttgcctcaacagcTTGTCACTGACTGTGCTTGACTTTAGGTAAAAGGGGAAGTATGTTTTCCTTACATCTTCCTACTTAGCTGgattttctgaaagtgaaagtctcttgcgactccatggactctacagtccatggaattctccaggccaggatactggagtgggtagcctttctcttctccaggggatcttcccagcccagggatcaaacccaggtctcctgcattgcaggtggattctttaccagctgagccacaaggaaagcccaagaatactgcagtgggtagcctatcccttcttcagggaatcttcctgacccaggaatcgaactggggtctcctgcattgcaagcagattctttaccaactaagctattagggaagcccagcTAGATTTCCTACATTTTCTTAAATGAGCTTATATGCttatattacctttttttttttttaagttaccttttcattaattaattaatttatttttctgggccatgctgtgcagcatgtgggatcttagtaccctgaccagggatcaaacccttgccctcTGTACTGGAAGCACAGcatggtcttaaccactggaccactggagtcttaaccactggtccctgagcttatattattttttataatggaggaaataaacaaatgtaaTAGAACATTGCCAGAGAGGACAATGAAAAGGAGCTTTTGTTTAGAACAAAGAGATGAAAGGAAGAGCAGGCCTACACTAGATGCTGGGAGTGGAATCCAGGGAGGACAATGAAAAGGAGCTTTTGTTTAGAGCAAAGAGATGAAAGGAAGAGCAGACCTGCGTTTGATGCTGGGAGCGGAGTCTTGGAAGGTCAGAACCTGTCAGCAATGGGACCTTTGCCTTTCAGACCTGGAGAAGTGTGCGAGCAACTCAGGGAGGAACTAGCTCTTAGCTATCCCCAAGGTGGGTTGGAGAGTTTGTAAATGAACCTCTAGCTCCTTGAAACAAGGTCTGTTGTGCTGCgagctgtgcttagttgctcagtcgtgtccaactatttgcgaccccatagaatgtagcattggagaaggaaatggcaacccactccagtgttcttgcctggagaatcccagggacggggaaacctggtgggctgccatccatggggtcgcacagagtcggacatgactgaagcaacttagcagcagcagcagcagcagactgtagcccgccaggcatctTGGGATTCGGCcgaggaatcgaactggggtctcctgcgttgcaggcagattctttaccagctgagctaccagggaagcccccaaggtcCTTTGGCCTGGACTGATTATATCCCTCCCACTGAGAAATGGGACGCTGAGTCAGTGCCTGTGGTCTTGGAAATGTTTCAACAGAAAATGAGCTGGAGGGCTGGAGAGAGTGGAAAGGCCATTCttgattttaaaaggaaagaaaatggggaCTTCAAACATTGAGCCAGAGGGCTGAACAGGTATAAAGGGGTGATTTGGGAAGGCCCGGAAAAGGAAACGATGATTCCTGGGAGCCAGAATGTGTTCATCATCCCCAGCTCCATAGCACCCTTGGCTTGAAATGCTAAAAGCAGATATCCTGGATTTAGTAGGTCTCCAAACAGACTTCTTATTGTTGTCTGGTGGTGGAGAGGCTGAAGTACAGAGCAGATACCAGTATCATTCAGTCAGATGGTAGCAGACTGAATTATCAGAGCCCCCAAATTAGTGGGTTGATTGATGTCAATGTCTATGTtggcgacttccctggtggtctaagaCTGGCCTAAGACTCTGtactgcccatgcaggagatccaggttcaatccctggtcaggaaactttCTCACAACGCACGGCTAAGATTGCTCGTGCCGCAgcaaagacctggtgcagccaaataaataaatacaaacattttaaaaataagactcaaactcccaatgcaaggggcacaggctcgatccctggttagggaactaagatcccgtatgccgCATGGCAACCCCCACCCCCTAAAAAAACTATGTCCAAAAGCTCTGTTCTGTTCAACAATTGTAACCAATTGCTGGGGATTAGAGGTATAgcagaaaacaagaaagataCACCCCTGTCCTCACGGACTTTATAAACTAATATAATCTATTCATTTATCAAGGAAAGTTTTTGTCTTAAAGGAATACAACTATTTCTTTGACCTCACTGAGAGAAGTGTATGTAGCTCATGTAACTGTGCATTCTTGGTTTACAAGACCTGATTGCCGGACAGGTGGGACAGGTTGCAAACCTCTGCTCACAGGTGGAGCCCAGCGGTGCCCTAGAGCAGGATGACAGGGCAGCGGGTCCACGGAGGCGACACACAGGTCGCTCCCCCAGGCACAGTCCCGAGCTGAGGCCACTGTCTCGCTCACTGCAGGAGACCCCGTGCCTGGCTACCGAGCAGCCATTTCTCACCCCCTTGGTTTCTGAAAATGCCGCAAGCCTCTCGCCTCTGGTTTTCACCTCTCTTCCCTGCGTCCCTATGCCTCAGGGAATGTTGCCCCCAGCCCAGGAGTGATGAGTGACCCCATCAGCCTAAGGGAAATCCTATGCCCCTTGAGTTGGTTGGTTCGGGACCAGTGTGACCAATATCCTGAGGAAAAGTCCAGGGAATGAGGAAGGGTGAACTTCTGGGAAGATTTTTCTGCTAAGAGAAAGCCACAATGCACTGGTTAGAGATGTTTTCATCAGCAGGTAACAGAACATACCTCCTTCCACCTACGCGCCAACAAATATAGTTTAGGAGTGAAGATACTCAGTGAGCCATATACAAAGTCTGGAGGTAGGTGGTTCCTGGCATTGGTTTGGTGGTTCTAGTAATACAAGGATCAACATTCCTGTGACTGTCTTTGTCTTTGTTTATGGTGTCAAGAAGGCTGCCACTCCAGCCATTCTGTCCGTATTAAAACAGGAAGAAAGGGGCTATGCCCATGACACCTGTGtttttttagcttatttttggctgtgctgggtcttcgttgctttctCTGGCTACTCTCTAGCTGGCAGAgaacaggcttctcactgcaggggcttctcttgttgtggagcacaggctctaggcacaccggcttcagtagttttggcttgagggctctagagcgtgggctctgtagttgtagCTCATGGGCTTAGCTCCTCCATGGCATGCGGGGTCTTCAAACCCATGtccgcctgcattggcaggcgattcataagcactggaccagcagggaagcccgaCACCTGTGCTTTTTCTAACCACATCTTTCCCCAAAAGTCCCTCACATGTTCCCACCTTCATCTCATTGGGCAGGACTGTGTCTCATGGCCACGCCTCACTGCAAAGCAAAGTAGGCAAGTCAGTCTCTTCTTATCCAAAGGAAAAAcaggatgggacttccctggcagtccagcggttaggactcggAGCTTCCACGGCAGAGGACCCTGTttccagccctggtcagggaactaagatcctgcaaatcGCTTGGTGCAGccgcaaaaacaaaaaacaacaacaaaaaagaaaacaaagaagaaacagaaaagggagaCGGGGGTTGGGAAATAGAACTGGGTTAGGTACAAACAGAAAGTGACACTTCCCAACATTTCAAGGTCGGGAAGCTGCTGCTGCCCTCTTGGTTCCACCCTGAGCAGGAAGCAAGCCCTGAAAAAGCCagagcagagagatggaaaaaaatCTCCATCCAAGGTCAACAACCTGAATGGAAAATGAGCAAGGGAGTGTAGACAAaggtcacagaaaaggaaaaacaggtaGCCCTTAAGTATATGAAAAAAAGCTCAATTCGCTCATCGTAAGAgcacttaaaattaaaatgacactGTTACACCACTCTTCCCCTATCAGATTGGCAGAATTCCAAATGTTTGACAATACATTCTGTTGGTAAGGCTGTGAGCAAGCAGGTGTTTCCATGCATGAAGGTCAGAATGGCACAAACTCCAATGTCAGGGAAGGAGTAAACAAAGAGGCGCATGAATTTGGTCTTTCCGTCCTCACTGAGAGGCTGTATCAGCTTACCTGGAGACCACCCTCCTGTGGGACTTCCTATTAAGTGACACAATAACCGTCCTCACTGATTCAACCGGCTCGAGTAGGGTGTCTGTTACCAAGAGCCAAAAATATCCCGAATCatgccctgccccccaccctgaGGCCAGGAGCAAAGTTGGGTCTGTCCAGAAGCCAGATCACAGAATCTCACTGGGTCATCCAGGGACTAGCCAGATCCAGACAGGTATAGGTCCAAATGCTGAGATCATCGCTGACAGCAAAATCTCGCCCAGAGAATGAACTCGGAGCTGTTTCAAAAGCAGTGGGTGGGCAACTGCCTAGGGTAATAGACAATCCTTCTGGTCGTGAGCAGAGGCTGCCTCCTGAGTGGTTAAGAAGCCTGGTGGAATCCAAATGTAGAGATGGTCCTACAAAGTTGGAACTTGGGATGGTAGGATGACTGCCTCGGGCTTCCTTAATATTgttcacttacttacttagctGTGCTGTTTTGGTTGTGGCCGCAGGGCCTTTTAGCTGCAGCTGGCCAGCTCTCAGTTGTTGCATGCATGGATCTAGTTCCTTGAgtagggatcgagcccaggccccctacattgggagcatggagtctctcctaccactagaccactagggctTTCTTGGCCTGATGTCTTCAGCTATTTGGTTCATCTGactgtcttctttttatttttttgtttgctgtgctgggtctttgttgctgcaagggcttttctctagttgtagggAGTGAGGGCCACTCCCCAGTTGCAGTGCATAGATTTCTctctgcggtggcttctcttgtttcagatcacaggctctagggcacacaggtttcagtagttgctgctGCCGGGCCCTGgatcagtagttggggcacacaggcttagttgtcctgtaACAGGttggatcttagtcccccaaccagtgattaaacccatgtccactgtgttggtgggcagattcttaaccactgaaccactacgAAAGTCCATGTTGGCCTCCTTAACATCTATCCAAGCCCAGACAGCCTCAGTCTGCGGGCCTGGCATTCTTCCAGACTCCCCTCACACTATATCTCCAGCAAGTGCCCTGCCTTCAGCCTTCCACTCACTCTGATGACTGCTCTCAGCACTCCTATGTTTAGTTGATACCCTGCTGTTAATTTCTGACTGTTTGCAAGttgtgtcgtgtgtgtgtgttgtgcctAAGGTAGACAGGCCCCTGAGATCAGGATCTGTCtcctagttttgttttgttttttaatcgcCATTCTCCTCCCCCACAAACACTACCAGCAATAACAATGAGCATCTATACAGGGTATTACGTATCATAGACAAAAATGCTTGTAAAGATGCTCAGAGGTTTGCCCCCGTTGCAAACAAACACTATGTAGGTGAAAAACTGAGTTTTCAAAGCTGAGGAATGTGGGGAAGAGGAGCTCTTTACTATCCATCTGGCCTGACAGGGCTGTTAAGAATCACAGAAGTGGGAGGCATGTTCCATAAGAACACGGAACATGAGAAGACTGCATAGAACTGGAAAGCACCTAAAACAACAATTTTCAGACATCACATCTTCCTGCCTTAGcagataaatgtaaaagaaattacAGTCAGAAAAATTTACTTTGGCATTGGAAATTCTAAAATAGTTTTTTCCAAgagtctgctttatttttttccccaaagtcttTACCACAAGTTTCCTTGAGATACCCACTTAAGTGATTTGTGTTCTCAGCTTTTCAAAattgttatttcctttttaaaaacttccctggacttccctggtggtctagcggttagaactctgagcttccaatgcaggggatgtgggtttgatccctgggcagggaagctCTGAATGCCATGTGACtgggccaaaaagtaaaaataaaagttcccaggtggcactagtggtaaagagcccatctgCTAGTTAGGACCacttaagagacatgagtttgatccctgggttgggaagattcctggagaaggaaatggcagcgtactgcagtatccttgcctggaaaattctataaacag from Bos taurus isolate L1 Dominette 01449 registration number 42190680 breed Hereford chromosome 21, ARS-UCD2.0, whole genome shotgun sequence includes these protein-coding regions:
- the LOC107131598 gene encoding large ribosomal subunit protein eL30-like encodes the protein MVATEKMKKSLESINSRLQLVMKSGKYVLGYKQTLKRIRKSKVEPVILTKTCSALRKSEIEYYAMLAKTGVHLYHGNNIELGTDVKSTTEVCTLAMIDPDDSDIIRSMPEQTGEK